One window of Silurus meridionalis isolate SWU-2019-XX chromosome 9, ASM1480568v1, whole genome shotgun sequence genomic DNA carries:
- the nrn1lb gene encoding neuritin 1-like b isoform X2 has product MHQLLFISVCLSVCGSVLGSVVPPSCVFVYRGFAQCLVTLGDEVNSQNDNDPDIDSICRSWDSFERCVSSVLSECRGNAAELWESLKVESRRTEFSGNLYEMCASRILTSPGTAVTTDQINQESLKGQGVSSDPVCSVCLLMACMFCALIWFV; this is encoded by the exons atgcatCAGTTGCTGTTCATCTCTGTCTGCCTCA gtgtgtgtggttCTGTTCTGGGTTCTGTGGTTCCTCCGTCATGTGTCTTTGTGTATCGGGGCTTTGCTCAGTGTTTAGTGACTCTGGGGGATGAGGTGAACAGTCAAAATGACAACGACCCTGATATTGACTCTATTTGCAG ATCTTGGGATTCCTTCGAGCGGTGTGTGAGTAGCGTGCTGTCTGAATGTCGAGGTAATGCAGCAGAACTCTGGGAGTCTTTAAAAGTGGAGTCTCGAAGGACAGAGTTCTCGGGAAATCTGTATGAAATGTGTGCCAGTCGCATCCTGACATCTCCTGGGACCGCGGTCACTACCGATCAGATTAATCAGGAGTCACTGAAAGGCCAAGGTGTGAGCAGTGACCCTGTCTGTTCTGTGTGCTTGCTCATGGCCTGTATGTTCTGTGCACTGATTTGGTTTGTTTAG
- the nrn1lb gene encoding neuritin 1-like b isoform X1, with protein sequence MRLIKENAQKKPRARKQQEKNGVCGSVLGSVVPPSCVFVYRGFAQCLVTLGDEVNSQNDNDPDIDSICRSWDSFERCVSSVLSECRGNAAELWESLKVESRRTEFSGNLYEMCASRILTSPGTAVTTDQINQESLKGQGVSSDPVCSVCLLMACMFCALIWFV encoded by the exons ATGAGACTCATCAAAGAAAATGCTCAGAAGAAACCACGTGCTCGAAAGCAGCAGGAGAAGAATG gtgtgtgtggttCTGTTCTGGGTTCTGTGGTTCCTCCGTCATGTGTCTTTGTGTATCGGGGCTTTGCTCAGTGTTTAGTGACTCTGGGGGATGAGGTGAACAGTCAAAATGACAACGACCCTGATATTGACTCTATTTGCAG ATCTTGGGATTCCTTCGAGCGGTGTGTGAGTAGCGTGCTGTCTGAATGTCGAGGTAATGCAGCAGAACTCTGGGAGTCTTTAAAAGTGGAGTCTCGAAGGACAGAGTTCTCGGGAAATCTGTATGAAATGTGTGCCAGTCGCATCCTGACATCTCCTGGGACCGCGGTCACTACCGATCAGATTAATCAGGAGTCACTGAAAGGCCAAGGTGTGAGCAGTGACCCTGTCTGTTCTGTGTGCTTGCTCATGGCCTGTATGTTCTGTGCACTGATTTGGTTTGTTTAG